The Geobacter metallireducens GS-15 region CGCCCATACCTTCTCGGACGACATCATGGCCGCCCTGACCGGGGAGCGTGGCCCCTTCACGGGAAAAATCGCTTTTGTCTCCACCCGGGCCGGCGCCAAGGCGATCTTCCTCATGGACTATGACGGTCACAACGTCCAGCAGCTCACGAAAAACCGCTCCATCAACCTGAACCCCGATTTTTCCCCCAGCGGGAAGGAAATCATCTTCACCTCCTACCGCCAGGGAAATCCGGACCTCTTCCGCCGCGAGCTCTTCACCGGCGCCGAGGCCCGGATCTCCTCCTACCGGGGGATCAACGCCACCGGCGCCTGGTCCCCCGACGGCAAGACCATCGCCCTGACCCTGAGCAAGGACGGCAACTCGGAGATCTACACCATCTCCCGGGACGGGAAGAACCCGCACCGGCTCACCAACACCAGCGCCATCGAGGTCTCCCCCGCCTGGTCCCCCGACGTCCGCAAGATCGTCTTCGTCTCCGACCGGCTCGGCAAACCCCAGATTTTCATCATGAATGCCGACGGCACCGGGGTCCGGCGCCTCACCACCAGCGGCAACTACAACGTGAGCCCCCGCTGGTCCCCCAAGGGTGACCGGATCGTCTACAGCCGCCAGGAGGGAGGGTTCCAGATCTACGCCATCAACCCCGACGGAACCAACGATACCAGGCTCACCAGCGAGGGAAGCAACGAGCATCCCCGGTGGTCTCCCGACGGCCGTTTCATCACCTTCAGCTCCACCCGCGGCGGCGGTGAAGGGATTTACGTGATGAGGGCCGACGGCAGCGGCCAGACCCGGGTTTCCGGCGGGAAGGGGAGGGACTCCCATCCCACGTGGTCGCCGCGTTGGTGAGGCAGGTGTTGAAAATGAAGCACCGTTCTCTATAATGAAAACAGAATTTTCGGTGACCGGCCGGTGATCATGTTCCGGCAGGCGATTGTCTAACAACAAAAGGAGAAGATGTATGCGTAAATGCACCTTTGGTCTCGTTGCCCTGCTCTGTTTCGGTCTCGTTGCGGCTGGTTGCGCCAAAAAGGAGATGGTGAAGCCTGAAGAGGCGGTACCGCCGGTAGCGGCCCCCCAACCCACAACTCCGGCCAAACCCGCTGCTCCGCCGGTGAAGGAGGAGCCCATTGCGGCCCAGCCCATCCCCGAGGCCCCCGTCAAGACGGAAACCCTCCAACCGGCCACGGCCCTTGACACCGTCACGGCGACTCTGGATCGGATCTTCTTCGATTTCGACTCCTTCGTCCTCAGTCAGGCCGCCCGGGATATCCTTTCCAAGAACGCGGAGTACCTCCTCAAGAAGCAGCCCAATGCCCGGGTCCTCATTGAAGGGCACTGCGACGAGCGGGGCTCCGACGAGTACAACCTGGCCCTGGGGGAAAAGCGGGCCAAGGCGGCCCGTGATTACCTGGTGACCCTCGGCGTCGCCGCCAATCGCCTTTCCATCATCAGTTACGGTGAGGAGAAGCCCCTTGATCCGGGACATACCGAAGAAGCCTGGGCGAAAAACCGTCGGGCCGAATTCCTCATTGTCAAATAAAACCATCGTCCGGGAAAACGGGAGGGGAGCCGGCAACGGCTCCCTTTCTCTATTGCCGGGCAACAACTACGGAGACGCCGATGAACATCGTACGGAATATATCGCTCGTCGTGCTGCTGGCCCTGTCGGGATGCGCCATGCGCAGCGACCTGGAGACGGTGCAACGGGACAACGAGGAACTGAAGACCCGCATCTTCCGCCTTGAGAAGGACCTGGGAGGGGTGCGGACGGAGACCAGGGCCGGCATCGAGACAACCTTGCAGGACTTCGAGAAGGAGCGGGCCGGCGCCCGTAAGGGGCTCGCGGACCTCCAAGCATCCATGGACGCCATGAAGGTTGACCTCCAGGTAATGGCCGGGAAGGTGGACGACCTCTCCCTGGCCGCCAAGAAGCCGACCGAGGAGGTGAATCTCCTCAAGGAAGACCTGGAACGGCGCCTTTCCTCCCTGGAGGAAAGGCTAGGAGCGGTGCAGAAGAAGGTGACGGACATGGAAACGGCCCAGGCCAAGCCCCCCGAGCCTGCGACTCCCGAAGCCCTTTACCAGAAGGGGCTCGACGCCTACCGGAGCGGCAATTTCGCTGCGGCCCGGGAGTCATTTGCCCGCTTCCTGGAACAGCACCCGAAGCACGAACTTGCGGTCAACGCCCACTACTGGTCCGGCGAGGCCTACTACGGCGAAAAGAAATACGAACAGGCAATCCTGGAATTCCAGGAGGTGATCAAAAATTTCCCCGGCAAGGAAAAGGTACCTGCGGCCATGCTGAAACAGGCCGGGGCCTTCAACGAGATCGGCGACGTGAAGAGCGCCCGTTACGTGCTGCGGAAACTCATCGACGAGCACCCCTCCACCGAGGAGGCGAGGCGGGCCAAGGAGAGGCTCAAGGCCCTCAAATAACAAAAGGCGGGTGCAAGCCCGCCTTTTTCATTTCCGACATCTCGTATCAGGCCGTCTCAAGCCGACTTCGCCCCGTCGCCTCCCCTGGACGCAGTCTCTGCTGCCCGGTCCCCATGGGCCTTAACCTCGGCAGCCGGGTCCCCCTTCGGGTCAGCAGCGGCGGTCTGGGCTTCTTTTTCGGCCTTTTCCCTTTCATCCAGGTTCCGGACCTCCTCGGCCATGTTCCGCTGGAAGTCGTCGGAGGCCCGCTTGAACTCGGCCAGCCCCTTCCCCAGGGACCGGGCGATGTCGGGGAGCTTCTGGGGACCGATAACGATCAGGGCGATGACAAGGATGACTATCAACTCCGGCATGCCGATTCCAAACATGTTCGTATACCTCCCGTGACAGCGACCGGAGTCGCCGGCCCGCCGCAAAACACCTTCTCAATTCTGACCAAAGGATGTGAAAATAATAGAGTGTGGGCCGAGTCGTGTCAAGGGCGCCATATCGAGGCCCCGCCCATGGACGGGCAAAGGGTTTGACATCGGGGCGAACGTTGATTTAGTATCATCCAATTTCGCCCGTATACGGGAAAACGGGAAAGGAAACACACCCATGCAGGCCGATACCATCAAGCAGGAAATCAGGCGGCTCCTCAAGGAGCGCAACGCCGTCCTCCTGGCTCACAACTACATGCGGGACGAGGTGCAGGAAATCGCCGACATCACCGGCGACTCCCTGGGGCTCTCCCAAGAGGCGGCCAAAACCGCTGCGGACGTGATCGTCTTCTGCGGTGTTCACTTCATGGCCGAGTCGGCATCCATCCTCTCGCCCCATAAGACGGTGCTCCTGCCGCGGCGCGACGCCGGCTGCCCCATGGCCGACATGGTGACGGTGGAGGGACTCCTGGAGCTGAAGGCCAGGCATCCGGGCGTGCCGGTTGTCACCTACGTGAACTCCTCGGCGGCAGTGAAGGCCGTGAGCGACATCTGCTGCACCTCCGCCAACGCCGTGAAGGTGGTCAACTCCCTCCCGGACCGGGAGGTGATCTTCGTCCCCGACCGGAACCTGGGCCAGTTCGTGGCGAAGCAGTCGGACAAGGCCTTCCACTTCTGGGACGGCTACTGCCCCACCCACGAGCGGCTCAAGGCCGACGTGGTGGCGCGCCTGAAGGCAGAGAATCCCGATGCCCTTTTCATCTGCCACCCCGAATGCAACCCGGCGGTGGTGGCCCTGGCCGACCACGCCTGCTCCACGAGCGGCATGTACGATTACTGCCGCAAGAGTCCGGCCAAACGCTTCATCATCGGCACCGAGGCGGGAATCCTCTACAAGCTCCGCCTGGAGAACCCCGACAAGGAGTTCATCCTCGCCTCGCCGGCCCTGGTCTGCCCCAACATGAAGCTCACCTCCCTGGAGGACATCCTCGATGCCCTCACGACCATGGCGCCGGTGGTGCAGGTGCCTGAGGATATCCGGGTGCAAGCCAAGCGGGCACTGGACCGGATGATCGCCATACCGAGGGACTGAGATGCGGGGACCGGGGACCCGTGATCGGAAAAATCCAACCTGTCGAGGTCTATGATGATACGTTCTTTTCAGGGGATGAACCCCCGGATCGACTCCTCCGCCTTCATCGCCGAAACCGCCGTGGTCATCGGCGACGTGACCGTGGGGGCCGAAAGCAGCATCTGGTATAACGTGGTGGTCCGGGGAGATGTGAACTTCATCCGGATCGGCGCCCGGAGCAATATCCAGGACCTCACCATGCTCCACGTGACCCACAAGAAGCACGCCGACGACCCCGGCGCCCCGCTCGTCATCGGTGACGACGTGACCGTGGGGCACAGCGTCACCCTCCACGGCTGCACCATCGAAAACGGCGCCTTCATCGGGATGCAGGCCATGGTTATGGACAAGGCGGTGGTGGGGGAAGGGGCGCTGGTGGGTGCCCGGGCCCTCGTCACCGAGGGAACCGTCATCCCACCCCATACCCTCTGGGTCGGCGCGCCGGCCCGGTACAAGCGGGACCTGACCCCCGACGAGATCGCCTGGCTCAAGCGTTCGGCCGGCAACTACGTGAGATACTCCCGGGAGTATCTGGACGATACGCCATAGCACCCGGCCTCCGCAGCCAACAAAAAAGCCGGC contains the following coding sequences:
- the tolB gene encoding Tol-Pal system beta propeller repeat protein TolB, whose product is MTRRLFILITIMLCLIPALLHSQEGYREVTAAGTHKLTLTVDSPRRLGGSDAPQVARETAEALQFDMVLAGPFTVTAPSAAAASAGIRPGEFDFAPWRGAGVDLLVKSGYTVTGNAMTMEFRLYNVTQGKEILAKRYTGRPGDVRRIAHTFSDDIMAALTGERGPFTGKIAFVSTRAGAKAIFLMDYDGHNVQQLTKNRSINLNPDFSPSGKEIIFTSYRQGNPDLFRRELFTGAEARISSYRGINATGAWSPDGKTIALTLSKDGNSEIYTISRDGKNPHRLTNTSAIEVSPAWSPDVRKIVFVSDRLGKPQIFIMNADGTGVRRLTTSGNYNVSPRWSPKGDRIVYSRQEGGFQIYAINPDGTNDTRLTSEGSNEHPRWSPDGRFITFSSTRGGGEGIYVMRADGSGQTRVSGGKGRDSHPTWSPRW
- the pal gene encoding peptidoglycan-associated lipoprotein Pal, giving the protein MRKCTFGLVALLCFGLVAAGCAKKEMVKPEEAVPPVAAPQPTTPAKPAAPPVKEEPIAAQPIPEAPVKTETLQPATALDTVTATLDRIFFDFDSFVLSQAARDILSKNAEYLLKKQPNARVLIEGHCDERGSDEYNLALGEKRAKAARDYLVTLGVAANRLSIISYGEEKPLDPGHTEEAWAKNRRAEFLIVK
- the ybgF gene encoding tol-pal system protein YbgF — its product is MNIVRNISLVVLLALSGCAMRSDLETVQRDNEELKTRIFRLEKDLGGVRTETRAGIETTLQDFEKERAGARKGLADLQASMDAMKVDLQVMAGKVDDLSLAAKKPTEEVNLLKEDLERRLSSLEERLGAVQKKVTDMETAQAKPPEPATPEALYQKGLDAYRSGNFAAARESFARFLEQHPKHELAVNAHYWSGEAYYGEKKYEQAILEFQEVIKNFPGKEKVPAAMLKQAGAFNEIGDVKSARYVLRKLIDEHPSTEEARRAKERLKALK
- a CDS encoding TatA/E family twin arginine-targeting protein translocase, with amino-acid sequence MFGIGMPELIVILVIALIVIGPQKLPDIARSLGKGLAEFKRASDDFQRNMAEEVRNLDEREKAEKEAQTAAADPKGDPAAEVKAHGDRAAETASRGGDGAKSA
- the nadA gene encoding quinolinate synthase NadA, coding for MQADTIKQEIRRLLKERNAVLLAHNYMRDEVQEIADITGDSLGLSQEAAKTAADVIVFCGVHFMAESASILSPHKTVLLPRRDAGCPMADMVTVEGLLELKARHPGVPVVTYVNSSAAVKAVSDICCTSANAVKVVNSLPDREVIFVPDRNLGQFVAKQSDKAFHFWDGYCPTHERLKADVVARLKAENPDALFICHPECNPAVVALADHACSTSGMYDYCRKSPAKRFIIGTEAGILYKLRLENPDKEFILASPALVCPNMKLTSLEDILDALTTMAPVVQVPEDIRVQAKRALDRMIAIPRD
- a CDS encoding gamma carbonic anhydrase family protein, giving the protein MIRSFQGMNPRIDSSAFIAETAVVIGDVTVGAESSIWYNVVVRGDVNFIRIGARSNIQDLTMLHVTHKKHADDPGAPLVIGDDVTVGHSVTLHGCTIENGAFIGMQAMVMDKAVVGEGALVGARALVTEGTVIPPHTLWVGAPARYKRDLTPDEIAWLKRSAGNYVRYSREYLDDTP